One Micromonospora sp. WMMD1120 genomic region harbors:
- a CDS encoding glucose-6-phosphate isomerase: protein MSDLLAGPVEAAAGLAVYGADAVDKTAPASTRDALVKAGVPGRLAGKDASLWGPDAEAEAKIRLGWVDTHQRSRELLAQLAELKAELTDLDHVVLAGMGGSSLAPEVITRTLGRPLTVLDTTDPGQVRAALGDRLERTVVVVASKSGSTVETDSHRRAYWQAFLDAGMTEAEAGRHFVVVTDPGSPLEQTATEMGAFTVLADPNVGGRYSALTAFGLVPSALAGVDVSELLDQADALAASLGADRDNPALALGAALGAAATLARDKVALVSDGTGIDGLGDWAEQLIAESTGKAGVGILPVVVESPQSPGATGADVLTVSYGGALAAGEMPGGGANPDVAVNGPLGAQFLAWEYATAVAGVVLGIDPFNQPNVTESKENTNKILASGLPAETPSFTEGAI from the coding sequence ATGAGTGACCTGCTCGCGGGACCGGTAGAGGCGGCCGCCGGGCTGGCCGTGTACGGCGCGGACGCGGTCGACAAGACCGCGCCGGCGTCTACCCGGGACGCGCTGGTCAAGGCCGGTGTGCCGGGCAGGCTGGCCGGCAAGGACGCCAGCCTGTGGGGTCCGGACGCCGAGGCGGAGGCGAAGATCCGGCTGGGCTGGGTGGACACCCACCAGCGCAGCCGGGAGCTGCTGGCGCAGTTGGCCGAGCTGAAGGCCGAGCTGACCGACCTCGACCACGTGGTGCTCGCCGGCATGGGTGGCTCGTCGCTGGCCCCCGAGGTGATCACCCGGACGCTCGGTCGTCCGCTGACCGTGCTGGACACCACCGACCCGGGCCAGGTCCGGGCGGCGCTCGGCGACCGGTTGGAGCGCACCGTCGTGGTGGTGGCCAGCAAGTCCGGCTCCACCGTCGAGACCGACAGCCACCGGCGCGCGTACTGGCAGGCGTTCCTGGACGCCGGGATGACCGAGGCGGAGGCCGGCCGGCACTTCGTCGTCGTCACCGACCCGGGTTCGCCGCTGGAGCAGACCGCGACCGAGATGGGCGCGTTCACCGTGCTCGCCGACCCGAACGTGGGCGGCCGCTACTCCGCGCTCACCGCGTTCGGCCTGGTGCCCTCGGCGCTGGCCGGGGTCGACGTGTCGGAGCTGCTCGACCAGGCCGACGCGCTGGCCGCGTCGCTCGGCGCGGACCGGGACAACCCGGCGCTGGCGCTGGGCGCCGCCCTGGGCGCCGCCGCCACCCTGGCCCGGGACAAGGTCGCCCTGGTCTCCGACGGCACCGGCATCGACGGGCTCGGCGACTGGGCCGAGCAGTTGATCGCCGAGTCGACCGGCAAGGCCGGAGTGGGCATCCTCCCGGTGGTGGTGGAGTCGCCACAGAGCCCCGGCGCCACCGGCGCGGACGTGCTGACGGTCAGCTACGGCGGCGCGCTGGCCGCCGGGGAGATGCCCGGCGGCGGCGCCAACCCGGACGTGGCCGTCAACGGCCCGCTCGGCGCGCAGTTCCTGGCCTGGGAGTACGCCACCGCGGTGGCCGGCGTGGTGCTCGGCATCGACCCGTTCAACCAGCCGAACGTCACCGAGTCCAAGGAGAACACCAACAAGATCCTGGCCTCGGGCCTGCCGGCGGAGACGCCGTCGTTCACCGAGGGCGCGATCG